In a single window of the Nocardioides massiliensis genome:
- a CDS encoding BtrH N-terminal domain-containing protein has protein sequence MSVESLPRQPEPRRILLDYPHREAGHCGSGALRDLLEWAGLGWEEVPSEGLVFGMGGGLGFTYLRVPGLAPPIYLVGRSSDLEVDLLSRLGAEVDVRGTDDPVTGWGWVRGELRQGRPVLMWADIAELPYLNVRLQMSRHDIVVIGYDDETQTAFVVDNDRAEVQEVPYDALARARASRSFPVPTRHTTYFVNWPQVLPDLRPTAASALVASVENMQAAATAIIPDTSVLPPDAVAGAGIDGIGVFAEDVGRWPELMPEPELDVALRSLHAFVEKAGTGGGLFRRLQAQFCADVARRTRSAEMAKAETALLRCAATWSALAAAGRSDGSTLARWRHVNELAATLTSDEHHAISQMRTAAGELRGG, from the coding sequence ATGTCAGTTGAGTCCCTACCCCGACAGCCGGAGCCGCGGCGGATCCTGCTGGACTATCCCCACCGTGAGGCCGGTCATTGCGGTTCCGGAGCGCTGAGAGACCTCTTGGAGTGGGCCGGTCTCGGCTGGGAGGAGGTGCCGAGCGAAGGTCTGGTCTTCGGGATGGGCGGTGGTCTGGGTTTCACCTACCTCCGGGTACCTGGGCTTGCCCCGCCGATCTATCTTGTGGGGCGTAGCAGTGACCTTGAGGTGGACCTTCTTTCGAGGCTGGGTGCAGAGGTCGACGTCCGTGGCACCGACGACCCCGTGACCGGTTGGGGCTGGGTCCGTGGGGAACTACGACAAGGTCGTCCCGTGCTGATGTGGGCAGACATCGCTGAGTTGCCCTACCTGAATGTCCGCCTCCAGATGAGTCGGCACGACATCGTCGTGATCGGTTACGACGACGAGACCCAGACCGCTTTCGTGGTTGACAACGACCGAGCCGAGGTGCAGGAGGTCCCCTACGATGCGCTTGCGCGGGCGCGCGCGTCACGATCCTTCCCCGTGCCCACCAGGCACACGACCTACTTCGTGAACTGGCCCCAGGTCCTGCCGGATCTCCGCCCGACCGCGGCTTCGGCCCTCGTCGCCTCCGTCGAGAACATGCAAGCGGCGGCGACCGCGATCATCCCGGACACCTCGGTGCTGCCGCCGGATGCCGTTGCTGGTGCCGGCATCGATGGAATCGGGGTCTTCGCGGAAGATGTCGGCCGGTGGCCGGAACTCATGCCCGAACCTGAGTTGGACGTCGCGCTGCGCTCTCTCCACGCCTTCGTGGAGAAGGCAGGGACCGGCGGCGGCCTGTTCCGCCGGTTGCAGGCGCAGTTCTGTGCCGACGTGGCGCGGCGAACGCGGTCCGCTGAGATGGCGAAGGCTGAAACTGCGCTCCTGCGCTGCGCGGCCACATGGTCGGCTCTAGCTGCCGCCGGCCGTAGCGACGGATCGACGCTCGCTCGCTGGCGACACGTCAATGAACTCGCCGCGACTCTCACCAGCGACGAGCACCATGCCATCTCCCAGATGCGCACTGCTGCGGGCGAACTCCGGGGTGGGTGA
- a CDS encoding TetR/AcrR family transcriptional regulator, protein MRAPSMRERFREHMRAAVLEAAHDLIVDRGWDRVRMGEVADRAGVSRAALYKEFGDKAGLGEAVVLREASRFLEGIQKALEAHIGDAKGGIAAAVDYTLNEAERSPLLKAVLISNRDLDAGSQASTGMLPLLTTSARLLDLASDTLAGWVAESYPSLPPDDVVDAADTMVRLTVSHLALPKWDRTATASKISEVAVRFLSLES, encoded by the coding sequence ATGCGGGCACCGTCCATGCGCGAACGGTTCAGGGAGCACATGCGTGCCGCTGTCCTCGAGGCTGCCCACGACCTGATCGTCGACCGCGGCTGGGACCGGGTGCGCATGGGGGAGGTCGCGGATCGTGCCGGGGTGTCCCGGGCGGCGCTCTACAAGGAGTTCGGTGACAAGGCCGGCCTCGGAGAAGCCGTCGTACTCCGCGAGGCCTCGCGCTTCCTGGAGGGCATCCAGAAGGCGCTGGAGGCACACATCGGCGATGCGAAAGGCGGCATCGCAGCAGCCGTCGACTACACCTTGAACGAGGCCGAACGCAGCCCCCTGCTCAAGGCAGTGCTCATCTCCAACCGCGACCTGGATGCGGGCAGTCAGGCGTCCACGGGGATGCTCCCGCTGCTCACGACATCCGCGCGGCTTCTCGACCTCGCCTCCGACACCCTAGCCGGATGGGTGGCGGAGAGTTACCCGAGCCTTCCCCCAGACGACGTCGTCGACGCGGCCGACACCATGGTGCGCCTGACGGTCAGTCATCTGGCGCTGCCCAAGTGGGACCGGACCGCGACGGCGAGCAAGATTTCCGAAGTCGCCGTCCGGTTCCTTTCCCTCGAATCGTGA
- a CDS encoding lysophospholipid acyltransferase family protein — translation MRDSRRSAGVRRVPGDARGPAWWLALLVCKPLLLLGRRADWRRTERLPGSGGAVLAANHVSQADPLFLGEMILAQGRTPRFMAKASLFHSRAVGWWFRSAGHVEVDRSDGRSGIRAAVKAVERGALVVVYPEGSITKRPDGRLMSLRSGAVRIALETSAPLIPVAQWGVQAIVPAYEGRVVLGCRRRRVTLLVGDPVPLEDLRELPRATAVTVGVQRLQDTLAAMVDQLADEHAR, via the coding sequence TTGCGTGACTCGCGTCGGTCCGCGGGCGTGAGACGCGTCCCCGGAGACGCCCGCGGGCCTGCGTGGTGGCTGGCGTTGCTCGTCTGCAAACCGCTGCTGCTGCTGGGCAGGAGAGCGGACTGGCGCCGCACCGAACGCCTGCCCGGGTCGGGAGGCGCGGTGCTGGCCGCCAACCATGTCTCCCAGGCCGACCCGCTCTTCTTGGGGGAGATGATCCTCGCCCAGGGCCGGACCCCCCGGTTCATGGCCAAGGCGAGCCTGTTTCACAGTAGAGCAGTCGGCTGGTGGTTCCGGTCGGCCGGCCACGTCGAGGTCGATCGGTCCGACGGCCGGTCTGGGATCCGTGCCGCGGTCAAAGCCGTGGAGCGTGGTGCTCTTGTCGTCGTGTATCCGGAAGGATCGATCACGAAGCGACCGGATGGGCGTCTGATGTCGCTCAGGTCGGGTGCTGTTCGCATCGCGCTGGAGACGTCAGCTCCACTGATTCCCGTCGCTCAATGGGGCGTGCAGGCGATCGTGCCAGCCTACGAAGGGAGGGTGGTGCTGGGCTGCCGCCGTCGTCGGGTCACCCTGCTGGTCGGGGACCCGGTGCCACTCGAGGACCTCCGAGAGTTGCCGAGGGCGACGGCAGTGACTGTAGGGGTGCAGAGGCTTCAGGACACCCTCGCCGCCATGGTCGACCAACTGGCCGACGAGCACGCTAGGTAG
- a CDS encoding NAD(P)/FAD-dependent oxidoreductase has protein sequence MSTERAVVVGASHAGVQLVTSLRQEGWSGDIVLVGDESALPYQRPPLSKAYLAGKCSLKELAIRSEDFYVKQDVERVTASVQEIDRSAGELVLGTGDRLSYDALALCTGAHPRRLRAEGADLDGVHYLRRSSDVERIREDAIPGRNAVIVGGGYIGLETAASLRSSGLHVTVLEAADRVLERVTAPEVSAFFTRIHQEEGVDVRTNASVEALVGDTRLREVVLASGESVRADFVIVGIGIEPTTELAEAAGLVVDDGILIDAHARTSDPDIVAAGDCTSQDIPRYGRRIRLESVPSAVEQAKVAAATICGKDKEVAALPWFWSDQYDLKLQIAGLNTGYDDIVVSGAPTRDRDFTCYYLRKGEPIAADCVNRPRDFMTTKRMLTQRAAVDMAALTAEVAV, from the coding sequence ATGAGCACGGAACGCGCGGTGGTGGTCGGCGCCAGCCATGCCGGGGTACAGCTGGTCACCAGCCTCCGCCAGGAGGGTTGGTCGGGTGACATCGTGCTGGTCGGTGACGAGTCGGCGCTGCCGTACCAAAGGCCTCCGTTGTCGAAGGCATATCTGGCCGGGAAGTGCTCGCTGAAGGAGCTGGCCATCCGGTCGGAGGACTTCTACGTCAAGCAGGACGTCGAGCGCGTGACTGCCAGCGTGCAGGAGATCGACCGGTCGGCGGGCGAGCTCGTGCTCGGCACCGGGGACCGCCTGTCCTATGACGCTCTTGCTCTTTGCACGGGAGCGCACCCGCGACGTCTCCGCGCCGAGGGTGCCGACCTCGACGGGGTGCACTACCTGCGTCGGTCGTCGGACGTGGAGCGGATCCGCGAGGACGCGATCCCCGGACGCAACGCCGTCATCGTGGGTGGTGGGTACATCGGGCTGGAGACCGCCGCCTCGCTGCGCTCGTCGGGCCTCCACGTCACGGTCCTCGAGGCCGCAGACCGGGTCCTCGAGCGGGTCACCGCCCCTGAGGTGTCGGCCTTCTTCACGCGGATCCACCAAGAAGAGGGCGTCGACGTGAGGACGAACGCCTCGGTCGAGGCCCTGGTCGGCGACACCCGCCTGCGAGAGGTGGTCCTGGCCAGCGGCGAATCGGTCCGAGCCGATTTTGTGATCGTCGGGATCGGTATCGAGCCGACCACCGAGCTCGCCGAGGCAGCCGGCCTGGTCGTGGACGACGGGATCCTCATCGACGCCCACGCCCGCACCAGTGACCCTGACATCGTGGCGGCCGGGGACTGTACGTCGCAGGACATCCCCCGCTACGGCCGACGAATCAGGCTGGAGTCGGTCCCGAGCGCAGTGGAGCAGGCCAAGGTGGCAGCAGCGACCATCTGTGGAAAGGACAAGGAGGTGGCGGCGCTCCCGTGGTTCTGGTCGGACCAGTATGACCTCAAGCTCCAGATCGCGGGACTCAACACCGGCTATGACGACATCGTCGTGAGCGGTGCCCCGACCCGTGACCGCGACTTCACCTGCTACTACCTCCGGAAGGGCGAGCCGATAGCCGCTGACTGTGTCAACCGTCCCCGAGACTTCATGACCACCAAACGCATGCTCACCCAACGGGCCGCGGTCGACATGGCCGCACTGACAGCGGAGGTGGCGGTGTGA